The following proteins come from a genomic window of Micromonas commoda chromosome 2, complete sequence:
- a CDS encoding transcription elongation-nucleosome displacement protein (Putatiave homolog of Saccharomyces cerevisiae SPT5), whose amino-acid sequence MVRVTGTGKFTKAVSKKLHVAEDEVEDEADSDKEKEEAKEEVVDDVKENADDAGGSDGDEEADDEDDEKDDEDEDEEDEDEEDGLGDSEEEEEEEEEGAVKKGKSRKRNQFIDDAAEEDEDDEEEERGRKKKKKKRTGASAFIDDMAEEEDADDDDDDDDEGEEEDLDEGEREAVELEAQQRIHARYQNMENMERMENEEELEKQIKERYAAHMAREFDGDIVGSVVDQQALHPTVRDPKLWLVTVKQGKERETVVCLMQKAINLHKSGKGSMAIKSACVQDHLKSYIYVEAERESDVKKALQGMRHVYHSKPIKLVPITEMVDSITVTKKKVENIQYQSWVRMRGGVYKGDLARVIDINYADNQCTVQLVPRFDYALLQAKEEGTAAGRAKPNAALRPPARLFTEAEARKYNLSLERGRMDRRTGDRLDILCGVHKLRDGYYIKTISMASCKLAGEPPLDELQRYTAGEDAAGEDRGEVGAGKSTTEANLEALAASLGDRSASADQVFRPGDQVVVVKGDLKNLTGIVDRVMADGTVQIKPEHELLHDILDVDRENLRKSFKIGSHVRCIEGRHEGEAGLVVKVEGEVATVFSDVTKEEFLVFSHHLADSAETTHRVETLGEYGVHDLALLKDDSVGMLIRVEKDAAMLMMSTSNFDRPDVRAVRLHDFQRKLYTRTLSAVDSAMETIEPKSMCRIVDGPGKGMTITVEHIWKGVLWGKARGVSEHGGMLVCRSRDVKIHGGRAKDPVTGGRGFGAVPMSPGSALLRSPSNQDNGGPQAAPQRGRFGGGAVGRRDAGLIGSNVKVTAGVYKGYKGKVVDATETTVRVELQAQGRTVTVQRTQIAQPGAAPVASSYGAAPSVASSVDSFQPPARTPQHRPTTPAYNPGMTPSRDDGAGGRTPLRDTAWGAQTPAYDTSHWNDDTPTPGGESGYTGTPDVRHTGTPDLRGGSSALAISASDAGYRGKFITGAVVVLPGGKQGVVRSRSGDEVTVQIGTLKTLPNGETRMESLEGDERETVSEAELELAKPQKKDKIIVVEGTDRGLGAELIGVDNEDGVIKMDATKEISIYGIGTLARIFVG is encoded by the exons tgaggacgaggatgaggaagacgaggacgaggaagacggcctcggcgactccgaggaagaggaggaggaggaggaggagggggccGTGAAGAAGGGAAAATCTCGCAAGCGCAACCAGTTCAtcgacgatgccgccgag gaggacgaggacgacgaggaagaagagcgcgggcgcaagaagaaaaagaagaagaggaccggcgcgagcgcgttcatcgacgacatggcagaggaggaggacgccgacgacgacgacgacgacgacgacgagggcgaggaggaggatctCGATGAGGGTGAGCGAGAGGCGGTGGAGCTTGAGGCGCAGCAGCGCATCCACGCGAGGTACCAGAACATGGAGAACATGGAGCGCATGGAGAACGAGGAAGAGCTCGAGAAGCAGATCAAGGAGAGGTATGCAGCGCACATGGCGAGGGAGTTCGACGGGGACATCGTGGGCAGCGTGGTGGACCAGCAGGCCCTTCATCCCACGGTGAGGGATCCCAAGCTGTGGCTTGTCACCGTGAAGCAGGGCAAGGAGAGGGAGACGGTGGTGTGCCTGATGCAGAAGGCTATCAACCTGCACAAGTCCGGCAAGGGCTCGATGGCAATCAAGTCCGCGTGCGTGCAGGATCACCTCAAGTCCTACATCTACGTCGAGGCTGAGAGGGAGTCTGACGTCAAGAAAGCTCTCCAGGGCATGAGGCACGTCTACCACTCCAAGCCCATCAAACTGGTGCCCATTACCGAGATGGTGGACTCCATCACCGTCACCAAGAAGAAGGTAGAGAACATCCAGTACCAATCATGGGTGAggatgcgcggcggcgtttacAAGGGTGACCTTGCCAGGGTGATCGACATCAACTACGCCGACAACCAGTGCACCGTGCAGCTTGTTCCCAGGTTTGACTACGCGCTCCTGCAGGCGAAGGAAGAGggaaccgcggcgggcaGGGCCAAgcccaacgccgcgctccgcccccccgcgcgtctgttcaccgaggcggaggcgcgcaaGTACAACCTctccctcgagcgcggccgcATGGACCGCCGAACTGGCGACAGGCTCGACATCCTCTGCGGCGTCCACAAGCTCAGGGACGGCTACTACATCAAGACCATCTCCATGGCATCCTGTAAGCTGGCGGGCGAGCCCCCGCTCGATGAGCTGCAGAGGTacaccgcgggcgaggacgcggcgggcgaggaccgcggcgaggtgggcgCGGGTAAGTCAACGACGGAGGCTAACCTCGAAGCGTTGGCTGCGTCGTTGGGCGACagatccgcgagcgccgaccaGGTGTTCCGCCCTGGCGACCAGGTGGTGGTTGTCAAGGGCGACCTCAAGAACCTGACCGGTATCGTGGACCGCGTGATGGCAGATGGCACCGTCCAGATCAAGCCCGAGCACGAGTTGCTCCACGATATTCTGGACGTGGACAGGGAGAACCTTCGCAAGTCCTTCAAGATTGGCTCGCACGTCCGGTGCATCGAGGGCCGTCACGAGGGCGAGGCCGGCCTGGTGGTCAaggtcgagggcgaggtggcCACGGTGTTCTCCGACGTGACCAAGGAGGAGTTCCTGGTCTTCTCCCACCACCTCGCGGACAGCGCGGAGACCACGCACAGAGTCGAGACCCTCGGCGAGTACGGCGTCCACGATCTGGCGCTCCTCAAGGACGACTCGGTGGGCATGCTCATCAGGGTGGAGAAAGACGCGGCGATGCTGATGATGTCCACGTCCAACTTCGACAGGCCCGACGTGCGGGCGGTCAGGCTTCACGACTTCCAGCGTAAGCTCTACACCAGGACGCTCTCTGCGGTGGACAGCGCCATGGAGACAATCGAGCCCAAGTCGATGTGCCGCATCGTCGACGGACCCGGCAAGGGCATGACCATCACCGTGGAGCACATCTGGAAGGGCGTGCTGTGGGGTAAGGCTAGAGGCGTGTCCGAGCACGGTGGCATGCTGGTGTGCCGCTCTAGGGACGTCAAGATCCACGGCGGCAGGGCCAAGGACCCGGTTACGGGCGGGAGGGGCTTTGGCGCCGTGCCCATGTCACCGGGCTCGGCGCTCCTCCGCTCACCTTCCAACCAGGACAACGGCGGGCCCCAGGCTGCGCCCCAGCGCGGTcgtttcggcggcggcgccgtgggcaGGAGAGACGCGGGCCTCATCGGCAGCAACGTCAAGGTCACCGCCGGCGTGTACAAGGGGTACAAGGGCAAGGttgtcgacgcgacggagaccACCGTTCGCGTGGAGCTGCAGGCGCAGGGTCGCACGGTCACGGTGCAGCGCACGCAAATCGCgcagcccggcgccgcgccggtcgcctcctcttacggcgccgcgccctcggtcgcgtcgtccgtcgatTCCTTCcaaccgcccgcgcgcaccccCCAGCACCGCCCGACCACCCCAGCTTACAACCCCGGCATGAccccctcgcgcgacgacggcgcggggggacgCACCCCGCTCAGGGACACCGCTTGGGGCGCCCAGACCCCGGCGTACGACACGTCCCACTGGAACGACGACACCCccacgcccggcggcgagtccgGTTACACGGGTACCCCCGACGTTCGCCACACGGGCACCCccgacctccgcggcggctcgagcgcgctcgccatctCGGCGTCTGACGCCGGGTATCGCGGAAAGTtcatcaccggcgccgtcgtggtcCTGCCCGGCGGGAAGCAGGGCGTGGTGCGGTCGCGCTCCGGCGATGAGGTCACCGTGCAGATTGGCACGCTCAAGACCCTGCCCAACGGCGAGACGCGCATGGAGAGCTtggagggcgacgagagGGAGACCGTCTCCGAGGCGGAgctggagctcgccaagccACAGAAGAAGGACAAGATCATCGTGGTGGAGGGCACGGACCGCGGGCTGGGCGCAGagctcatcggcgtcgacaacgaggacggcgtcatcAAGATGGACGCCACTAAGGAGATTTCCATCTATGGAATCGGCACCTTGGCTCGCATTTTCGTCGGGTGA
- a CDS encoding predicted protein has translation MGKKAEAGTPKDIANRAKAKGLQKLKFYCQICEKQCRDANGFKCHCTSEAHLRQMEIFGMNQGKFIGNYSEEFKRAFLNLMATSHRNSRVSANIVYNEYIAHKTHIHMNATRWTTLTEFIKYLGREGICEVDETPKGWFITYRPEDKEEKMRQAMKAKRKLADEEEDERNARLIREQIERANAALPEHAKRHAEATELDENAKGELKLSLAGVKRIKTAEELDRAKHLPTALEAFDGASQLASDAGAGLKAQAAKKPSALDEIFQKGVAAKEAAKAKPVDAPASGEETPWLQPGIVVKIVSKALQSEGLYKRKGVVRRCLQGGYVAEIDAIDTDARVQVDQAELETVLPSVGGAVVVLKGEHRGLTGKMDGLETDKYKAVVTLREGPGKGTTMRFDYEDISKLSSR, from the coding sequence atgGGGAAGAAAGCCGAAGCGGGAACCCCGAAGGATATCGCCAACCGggcgaaggcgaagggcCTGCAGAAGCTCAAGTTCTACTGCCAGATCTGCGAGAAGCAGTGcagggacgcgaacggcttCAAGTGCCACTGCACCAGCGAGGCCCACCTCCGCCAGATGGAGATCTTCGGCATGAACCAGGGGAAGTTCATCGGCAACTACAGCGAGGAGTTCAAGAGGGCCTTCCTCAACCTGATGGCCACGTCGCACAGGAACAGCAGGGTGAGCGCCAACATCGTGTACAACGAGTACATCGCGCACAAGACGCACATCCACATGAACGCCACCAGGTGGACCACGCTGACGGAGTTCATCAAGTACCTCGGGCGAGAGGGCATCtgcgaggtggacgagacCCCGAAGGGCTGGTTCATCACCTACAGACCCGAGgacaaggaggagaagatgCGGCAGGCGATGAAGGCCAAGCGAAAGCTCGcggacgaagaggaggacgaaCGCAACGCGAGGCTGATCCGAGAGCAGATTGAGCGagccaacgccgcgctcccgGAGCACGCCAAACgccacgccgaggcgacggagctGGACGAGAACGCCAAGGGGGAGCTGAAACTGAGCCTCGCCGGTGTCAAGCGCATaaagacggcggaggagctcgaccgCGCCAAGCACCTGCCcaccgcgctggaggcgttCGACGGGGCCTCGCAGTTGgcctccgacgccggagcGGGGCTCAAGGCGCAAGCCGCCAAGAAAccgtccgcgctcgacgagatcTTCCagaagggcgtcgcggcgaaggaggccgCGAAGGCCAAACCGGTGGATGCTCCCGCCTCGGGCGAAGAAACGCCGTGGCTCCAGCCCGGCATCGTCGTCAAGATCGTCTCCAAGGCGCTCCAGTCGGAGGGGCTGTACAAGAGGAAGGGCGTGGTTCGGCGGTGCCTTCAGGGGGGCTACGTGGCCGAGATCGACGCGATTGACACCGATGCGAGGGTTCAGGTGGACCAGGCTGAGCTCGAGACGGTTCTTCCCTCGGTCGggggcgcggtggtggtTCTCAAAGGGGAACACCGGGGTCTAACCGGAAAGATGGACGGGCTCGAGACGGACAAGTACAAGGCGGTGGTGACGCTTCGGGAGGGACCCGGCAAGGGCACCACGATGCGGTTCGACTATGAGGACATTAGCAAGCTCTCTAGCAGATGA
- a CDS encoding predicted protein, whose product MSTPVVASADLRVRVGVPRATRRRISRRRGCARISAKGAGSGEPVVRALETAVAEEERAMGADDGVAGVNVDGERARADAGAEASTSDEAGSAPRWAVGAFAASAIALGVALAPSMDPGSLRGWVRDPSAVVGRREAGTSTEALRTGYPAGVTCGDFSARRTQVARDILTCNQDNWRENCLAHYSADVEYTDGPGLTRIRGAAQMGTYLANQFQFSRQYLTVSDETCAADTYVAEWSLDMDLGTGELREMPGISVLRFVPAAEPAAGDGDEDENLVAYHRDYLPDGKIWENAPIVGPLVKFQRETYQSCMLSPKGCVDLLGAPK is encoded by the coding sequence ATGAGCACCCCCGTGGTTGCGTCAGCGGACCTTAGGGTACGGGTTGGGGTACCcagagcgacgcgtcgccgcatcagccggcgacgcgggtgcgcgcggatCTCCGCGAAAGGCGCGGGGTCCGGCGAgcccgtcgttcgcgcgctggagactgcggtggcggaggaggagcgcgcgatgggcgcggacgacggcgtcgccggagtGAACGTggacggcgaacgcgcgcgcgcggacgccggcgcggaggcgagcacgagcgacgaggcggggtcggcgccgcggtgggccgtcggggcgttcgccgcgtccgccatcgcgctcggcgtcgcgctcgcgccctcgatgGACCCCGGTTCCCTCCGCGGATGGGTCCGCGACccatccgccgtcgtcgggagGAGGGAGGCGGGGACTTCGACGGAGGCGCTGAGGACGGGGTACCCCGCGGGAGTTACGTGCGGAGACTTCAGCGCGAGACGCACGCAGGTGGCGAGGGACATACTGACGTGCAACCAGGACAACTGGAGGGAGAACTGCCTGGCACACTACTCCGCAGACGTCGAGTACACGGATGGGCCGGGGCTGACGCGCATacggggcgcggcgcagatGGGGACGTACCTCGCCAACCAGTTCCAGTTCTCCCGGCAGTACCTCACGGTGAGCGATgagacgtgcgcggcggacacGTACGTCGCCGAGTGGTCGCTCGACATGGACCTGGGAACCGGGGAGCTCCGCGAGATGCCGGGGATATCCGTGCTCCGGTTCGTCCCAGCCgcggagcccgcggcgggtgacggggacgaggatgAAAACCTGGTGGCGTATCACAGGGACTATCTGCCGGACGGAAAGATATGGGAGAACGCGCCCATCGTCGGTCCGCTGGTGAAATTTCAGCGGGAGACGTATCAGTCTTGCATGCTGTCGCCGAAGGGGTGCGTCGACCTGTTGGGCGCCCCGAAGTAG
- a CDS encoding predicted protein, with the protein MSRWASGNRRSVAAPVTRCVATESKIEIKVPPNDGTVRVRFAPSPTGNLHVGGARTALFNWLYARRMGGKFILRVEDTDTARSTRESEDAMVRDLKWLGLDWDEGPDVDGPYGPYRQSERGAIYKQLAQQLVDEGYAYPCFCTDEELAAMKEEQEAKKLPPKYMGKWATASKEEVDAEMAKGTPHTYRFRVPEGERVEIDDMIRGKVGWDTDTLGDFVLLRSNGMPVYNFCVAVDDATMGITHVLRAEEHLPNTLRQALVYDALKFPRPTFGHMSLILAPDRSKLSKRHGATSVGQFKEQGYLSKTMINYLSLLGWNDGTEQEIYESSELVDKFSVDRINKSPAVFDTVKLNWMNGQHIRLLPEEEQIAMVGAVLVKEGLAASADGEFTKKAVAMCANGIELVEDAAKEVKAILEYPLKENLADDKMMKVIEDDFGEIADAVITGFESGELQAAIEKNEFKGFVNATGKALGRKGKRLFMPFRIALTGRMQGPEVGEVLDLLNTEGTPDSAVSLADRVAALKAESAAWAK; encoded by the coding sequence ATGTCCCGATGGGCCTCCGGCAACCGTCgatcggtcgccgcgcccgtcacgcGCTGCGTCGCCACCGAGTCGAAGATCGAGATCAAGGTCCCGCCCAACGACGGCACCGTGCGCGTGCgcttcgcgccgtcccccACCGGCAACCTCCACGTCGGCGGAGCCCGCACCGCGCTCTTCAATTGGCTCTACGCGCGCCGGATGGGCGGCAAGTtcatcctccgcgtcgaggacaccgacaccgcgcgctccacccGCGAGTCCGAGGACGCCATGGTCAGGGATCTCAAGTGGCTCGGCCTCGACTGGGACGAGggacccgacgtcgacggaccCTACGGCCCCTACCGCCagtccgagcgcggcgccatcTACAAGCAGCTCGCGCAGcagctcgtggacgagggcTACGCGTACCCGTGCTTCTgcaccgacgaggagctcgccgcgatgaaggAGGAGCAGGAGGCGAAAAAGCTTCCCCCCAAGTACATGGGTAAGTGGGCCACCGCCtcgaaggaggaggtggacgcggagatgGCCAAGGGCACCCCGCACACCTACAGGTTCAGGGTGCCCGAgggtgagcgcgtcgagatTGACGACATGATCCGCGGCAAGGTGGGCTGGGACACCGACACCCTCGGCGacttcgtcctcctccgatCCAACGGCATGCCCGTCTACAACTTctgcgtcgccgtggacgacgccaccaTGGGCATCACccacgtcctccgcgccgaggagcacCTCCCCAACACCCTCAGGCAGGCGCTCGTGTACGACGCTCTCAAGTTCCCCAGGCCCACCTTCGGCCACATGTCCCTGATCCTCGCGCCGGACCGATCCAAGCTGTCCAAGAGGCACGGCGCCACCTCGGTGGGGCAGTTCAAGGAGCAGGGCTACCTGAGCAAGACGATGATCAACTACCTGAGCCTCCTGGGCTGGAACGACGGCACGGAGCAGGAGATTTACGAGAGctcggagctcgtcgataAGTTCTCCGTGGACCGCATCAACAAATCCCCGGCGGTGTTCGACACCGTGAAGCTCAACTGGATGAACGGCCAGCACATCAGGCTGttgccggaggaggagcagaTCGCCATGGTCGGAGCGGTGCTGGTCAAGGAGGgactcgcggcgtcggcggatgGCGAGTTCACCAAGAAGGCAGTGGCGATGTGCGCCAACGGCATCGAGCTCGTTGAGGACGCCGCAaaggaggtcaaggcgaTCCTGGAGTACCCGCTCAAGGAAAACCTCGCGGACGATAAGATGATGAAGGTGATCGAGGATGACTTCGGcgagatcgccgacgcggtcatCACCGGGTTCGAGAGCGGCGAGCTccaggcggcgatcgagaaAAACGAATTCAAGGGTTTCGTCAACGCCACGGGCAAGGCGCTGGGACGCAAGGGCAAGAGGCTGTTCATGCCTTTCCGCATCGCGCTCACGGGCCGCATGCAGGGGCCCGAGGTTGGGGAGGTGCTCGACCTTCTCAACACCGAGGGGACCCCCGATTCGGCGGTGTCGctcgccgatcgcgtcgcggcgctcaaggctgagTCCGCGGCGTGGGCCAAGTAG
- a CDS encoding predicted protein, whose product MSAAMTFRTAMVGQALSVKATATKASSKPVTTVALFGKKPATAKPPAKKPIAKKPVAKPIAKKKPVAKPAAKPKPAAKPLFSFGAAKPKPAAKGTMVKKVTPAAKSKYTIKKFDGSQIKKKSTSFKTVDYSKKPKPVKPAGGYGVKPMGGGSVIKSKPAYKAPKAKTLNAEQTGTLGVAGIFAGTFLLTLAVLPTALETALEVIGIGYTSFFTYNWITNPSARSDLDKALTEIDDATGINVKKIAAVTGELAESTSKKLAESAEKSAEARAKAKLEAKANPPVDKIEPAAKAD is encoded by the exons ATGTCCGCGGCTATGACTTTCCGCACCGCGATGGTCGGCCAGGCGCTCTCCGTAAAGGCCACCGCCACCAAGGCTTCCTCTAAG CCCGTCACTACCGTGGCACTCTTCGGCAAGAAGCCCGCGACCGCTAAGCCCCCGGCGAAGAAGCCCATCGCCAAGAAGCCTGTGGCTAAGCCCATCGCCAAGAAGAAGCCTGTGGCCAAGCCTGCggccaagcccaagcccgcggccAAGCCCCTCTTCTccttcggcgccgccaagcccaagcccgcggcAAAGGGCACGATGGTGAAGAAGGTGACCCCCGCCGCTAAGTCCAAGTACACGATCAAGAAATTCGACGGCTCCCAGATCAAGAAGAAGTCCACCAGCTTCAAGACCGTGGACTACAGCAAGAAGCCCAAGCCCGTCAAGCCGgccggcggctacggcgtcAAGCCCATGGGCGGGGGCTCCGTGATCAAGTCCAAGCCCGCGTACAAGGCTCCCAAGGCGAAGACCCTCAACGCCGAACAGACGGGCACcctgggcgtcgcgggcatcTTCGCGGGCACCTTCTTGCTCACCCTCGCGGTGCTCCCCACCGCCCTCGAgaccgcgctcgaggtgatTGGCATCGGCTACACCTCCTTCTTCACCTACAACTGGATCACTAACCCTTCCGCCCGCAGCGACCTCGACAAGGCGCTCACCgagatcgacgacgccaccggcaTCAACGTCAAGaagatcgcggcggtgaccgggGAGCTTGCCGAGTCCACTTCCAAGAAGCTGGCAGAGTCGGCCGAGaagtcggcggaggcgcgcgcaaaggcgaagctcgaggcgaaggcgaacCCCCCCGTCGACAAGATCGAgcccgccgccaaggccgatTAA
- a CDS encoding hypothetical protein (related to a-glucosidases; unknown protein): protein MRGAWRLPALLVLLVVGAGGYPTPDDNLGPPLGVAWTHAMGGPAAGERTRPRVPCVDDGPVAGAPIGGMGAGTMGRTYRGDFARWHMRVGGHTHRPAAHTLFAARVDGTATVLSALPSHAVMEGVPGGGGSDRTHSRRVLPPDGTGGTYHALYPRSWYEYDPSALAPGGRVRLSQTQFSPVIPGEYRDASMPVGVFRFLASNEGDVPADVALAFSFENVLATTDVAPVDVGPPRGAWRLAPHELTHSTFERSGGRVAGVHMHTDDVVYGTRSPSEPWHGGIAVAVGGNGELGGLNVTTLPLYDAGDADSIESKFWRPFERAGGFGRDESAAANEHDGGLPAGPLSACAVSAAFTLAPGERRNVTFAAAWDLPASSFPRGVRWAKRYTRYHGSFIHRRDVPRGAAAPDIATEALLRADEWEGDIARWQRGFVQSAAAKDANLDDPAGGRGRNYPGRVRDRPTLRRPAWLVGAMFNELYYLVDGGTLWGRPLTVAGLEGDVEESEASAAAPGGWRGEDGEGGDAQDVAGNGGEWGGTLGRFGLLESFDAPVYNALDVHFYGSWPLAMLWPGLDLAVLADLAAGVDSEDDEERALSWNARDAGRAPEMRKRKVRGSAPRDLGAPFDAPLTSSPNAFDLTDVNRWKDLAPKLMLTLARAHALRGGFRGPNDPGGIPRDVLRRMFRPCYESLAAQLRRFDGNGDGLIEHDDDDEAGPDHSFVAWRARGDTSAYAGGLWLAALRAGAGLARDLNETHARDSLEQTMRAAAVAHDAALWLGDDDGGRGYYRFDASGTEGGDVSSAAQVMGEWALAVIGARGVLPARKVRAALASVARLNVAAAGGAGGAVNGAAASGSVDAVSAHSNEVWPGVSYAVASHMLLAGMDDEAWELARGVAAGTYERGLAFRTPEAWDARGGFRSAMSQRAGSVWAIEHALTLRHRREVAAWEKAGRGRVKDEL from the coding sequence ATGCGGGGCGCCTGGCGCCTCCCGGCGCTGCTggtgctcctcgtcgtcggcgcggggggctaTCCAACACCCGATGATAACCTCGGACCGCCCCTCGGCGTGGCTTGGACACACGCGATGGGCGGACCCGCGGCTGGCGAGCGCACCAGACCGAGGGTGCCGTGTGTCGACGACGGGCCCGTGGCTGGCGCGCCCATCGGGGGCatgggcgcggggacgatggGCAGGACGTATCGCGGGGACTTCGCGAGGTGGCACATGCGCGTCGGTGGTCACACGCACAGGCCCGCGGCGCACACcctgttcgccgcgcgcgtcgacggcaccgccaccgtgctctccgcgctgccgtcgcacgcggtgatggaaggcgtgcccggcggcgggggctcggACCGGACCcactcgcgtcgcgtcctccccccggacggcaccggcgggaCCTACCACGCGCTCTACCCGCGGTCGTGGTACGAGTACGacccgtccgcgctcgcccccggGGGCCGGGTTCGGCTGTCGCAGACGCAATTCTCGCCGGTCATCCCCGGCGAGtaccgcgacgcgtcgatgcccgtcggcgtctttcgcttcctcgcgtcgaacgAAGGCGACGttcccgcggacgtcgcgctggcGTTCAGCTTCGAGAACGTCCTCGCCACCACGGACgtggcgccggtggacgtcggtcccccgcgaggcgcgtggaggctcgcgccgcacgAGCTGACGCACTCGACGTTTGAGCGATCGGGgggccgcgtcgcgggggttcACATGCACACGGACGACGTGGTGTACGGCACCCGATCGCCCTCGGAGCCGTGGCACGGGGGGatcgcggtggcggtcggcgggaacggcgaaCTTGGGGGGCTGAACGTGACGACGCTTCCGCTgtacgacgcgggcgacgcggattCGATCGAGTCAAAGTTCTGGCGCCCTTTTGAGCGAGCGGGCGGTTTCGGTCGGGacgagtcggcggcggcgaacgagcaCGACGGCGGGCTACCCGCCGGTCCGCTgtcggcgtgcgcggtgagcgcggcgttcaCGCTGGCGCCCGGTGAGCGTCGCAACgtgacgttcgcggcggcttggGACCTACCCGCGAGTTCGTTCCCGAGGGGCGTCAGGTGGGCGAAGAGGTACACCCGATACCACGGATCGTTCATTCACCGCCGGGACGTgccgcgcggtgccgccgcaCCGGAcatcgcgacggaggcgttgctccgcgcggacgagtggGAAGGTGACATCGCGCGGTGGCAGCGGGGGTTCGTTcagtccgccgcggcgaaggacgccaACCTGGACGACCCGGCCGGCGGGCGGGGAAGGAACTACCCGGGCAGGGTCCGCGATCGGCCGACGCTGCGCCGTCCCGCGtggctcgtcggcgcgatgtTTAACGAGCTGTACTACCTGGTGGACGGTGGCACGCTGTGGGGCCGACCGTTAACGGTGGCGGGTCTCgaaggcgacgtcgaggagtcGGAGGcttcggccgcggcgcccgggggttggcgcggcgaggacggcgaggggggAGACGCGCAGGACGTCGCGGGAAACGGGGGCGAGTGGGGCGGAACCCTGGGGAGGTTCGGTTTGCTGGAGagcttcgacgcgccggtgtACAACGCCCTGGACGTTCACTTCTACGGGTCGTGGCCGCTCGCCATGCTCTGGCCCGGGCTCGACCTGGCTGTCCTGGCCGACCTGGCGGCTGGGGTGGActcggaggacgacgaggaacgcgcgctgtcgtggaacgcgcgggacgcggggcgcgcgcctgAGATGAGGAAGAGGAAGGTGCGGGGTtccgcgccgagggatcTGGGCGCGCCGTTCGATGCGCCGCTGACCTCGTCGCCCAACGCCTTTGACCTCACCGACGTCAACCGTTGGAAGGATCTCGCGCCCAAGCTCATGTTAaccttggcgcgcgcgcacgccttGCGGGGCGGGTTCAGGGGCCCGAACGACCCCGGGGGCATACCTCGCGACGTACTCCGGCGCATGTTCCGGCCGTGTTacgagtccctcgccgcgcagcttcGAAGGTTCGACGggaacggcgacgggttGATAgagcacgacgacgacgacgaagcggGGCCGGACCATTCGTTCgtcgcgtggcgcgcgaggggtgacacgtcggcgtacgcgggCGGGCTgtggctcgccgcgctgcgcgcgggcgcggggctggcGAGGGACCTCAACGAGACGCACGCGCGTGATAGCCTGGAGCAAACGATGCGAGCCGCGGCTGtcgcccacgacgccgcgctctggctcggcgacgacgacggcggccgaGGGTACTACcgcttcgacgcgagcgggacgGAGGGGGGCGACgtgtcgtccgcggcgcaggtcATGGGCGAgtgggcgctcgcggtgatcggcgctcgcggtgtcCTGCCCGCGCGCAAGGTTCGCGCGGCCCTGGCCTCCGTCGCTCGGctcaacgtcgccgccgcggggggcgcggggggcgccgtcaacggagccgccgcgtcgggttcCGTGGATGCCGTCAGCGCGCACTCGAACGAGGTTTGGCCGGGGGTGTCGtacgcggtcgcgtcgcacATGCTCCTGGCGGGTATGGATGATGAAGCCTGGGAGTTGGCGCGTGgcgtggcggcggggacgtacGAGCGGGGTTTGGCGTTTAGGACCCCCGAGGCTtgggacgctcgcggcgggttccgGTCAGCGATGAGCCAACGGGCCGGGTCCGTGTGGGCGATCGAGCACGCGCTGACGTTGCGACACAGgcgggaggtggcggcgtggGAAAAAGCCGGGCGAGGCCGGGTGAAAGACGAGCTTTAG